The genomic window GGACGTGAAGAAGACGCGCCAAGGCTACCTCTGGACCTTCCTCACCCAGACGCAGCAGGGCGAGTGGCTCATCGGCTACCGCTTCAGCCTGGGCCGGGCCAGCACGACGCCGAAGGACGTGCTGGGTGGCACCCGGGGCGCCCTCGTCGTGGATGCGTACACGGGCTACAACGCGGTGACGCTGCCCGCAGGCCGCGTCCGCGTCGGCTGTTGGGCGCACGTGCGCCGCCGCTTCTTCGAGGCGCTGCCCACTTCGCCCGAAGCCCGCGAGGCCTTGGACTTCATCCTCGCCCTCTACCGCGTGGAGGCCCAGGCCCGCGACGCGGGCCTCGTGCGCACCGACGCGCACCGCGAGCTGCGCCAGCAGAAGAGTGCTCCCGTCCTCGCCGCGCTGCACGCCTGGCTGGAGAAACAGACGCCGCTCCATCCTCCGAAGGGGCCGCTGGGCCAGGCCCTCTCCTACGCCCGAAAACAGTGGGACGCGCTCACCCGATTCGTCTCCGACGCGCGCCTGCCCCTGGACAACAACCGCAGCGAGGCGGCGCTGCGAAAGGCGGCCCTGGGCAGGAAGAACTTCCTCTTCGTCGGCCACGAGGCCGCGGGGGAGAACCTCGCCGGACTCTACGCGCTGGTCGCCACCTGCGAGGCCAACGGCGTCAATCCCGAGGGCTACCTCGCCGACGTGCTGCTGCGTGTCCAGACGCACCCGAACGCTCGCATCGGGGAGCTGCTGCCGCACGAATGGAAGCGTCTGCGCGCAGCCGACGCATCCCAACGCCTCGCGTCTTAATCCATCGCACCGCTCGCCAAGCACGCCTCCCGTCCGTCTTCAAGCGATCCGGCACGTCGTTCGCCGGACGGTTACAGTCCTTGGTGGGTCTGCGCATGAAGCGACCCGGCAGCCGATGGAAGGAGACGACTGGCCAGCATGTCCTCGACCTCCGCTCCCTGATGCTCAGCGAACGCTGGGACTCCCCCATGAATCTCACGCTCGCCCCTCT from Corallococcus soli includes these protein-coding regions:
- the tnpC gene encoding IS66 family transposase, with protein sequence DVKKTRQGYLWTFLTQTQQGEWLIGYRFSLGRASTTPKDVLGGTRGALVVDAYTGYNAVTLPAGRVRVGCWAHVRRRFFEALPTSPEAREALDFILALYRVEAQARDAGLVRTDAHRELRQQKSAPVLAALHAWLEKQTPLHPPKGPLGQALSYARKQWDALTRFVSDARLPLDNNRSEAALRKAALGRKNFLFVGHEAAGENLAGLYALVATCEANGVNPEGYLADVLLRVQTHPNARIGELLPHEWKRLRAADASQRLAS